One stretch of bacterium DNA includes these proteins:
- the purM gene encoding phosphoribosylformylglycinamidine cyclo-ligase — translation MDYQDAGVDIEKGNIFVEHIRKKLKFQKGVMGGIGHFSGFFKQDFSLYKEPILVSSCDGVGTKVKIAQRLNNHYSIGIDLVAMCVNDIIATGGIPLFFLDYLAFGRLDLEIANSIMDGIIAGCNEAECSLLGGETAEMPDVYGKGEYDCAGFCVGIVEKEKIITGEKIKKGDIIIGIPSSGLHSNGFSLVRKIIKEPYPNELLIPTKIYVKDFLKVADFSINGISHITGGGLIENIKRLLPSGTRAIIEKKSLNTQEIFLKIQKEGNIPEMEMFKTFNMGIGLCLIVDKKDVDKTLSAIPSYTIGSIEEGERGVVIV, via the coding sequence AGAGCATATAAGGAAAAAGCTTAAATTTCAAAAGGGTGTAATGGGAGGGATTGGCCATTTCTCTGGCTTTTTTAAGCAAGATTTTTCATTATATAAAGAGCCAATCCTTGTTTCTTCCTGTGATGGTGTGGGAACAAAGGTAAAGATTGCTCAAAGGTTAAACAATCATTACTCCATTGGCATTGACCTGGTTGCTATGTGTGTTAATGATATTATTGCCACAGGAGGAATTCCTTTATTCTTCCTTGATTACCTTGCATTTGGAAGGCTTGATTTAGAAATAGCAAATAGCATTATGGATGGTATTATTGCAGGATGTAATGAGGCAGAGTGCAGTTTATTGGGTGGTGAGACAGCAGAGATGCCAGATGTTTATGGAAAAGGGGAATACGATTGTGCGGGTTTTTGTGTTGGTATTGTTGAGAAAGAGAAAATAATTACAGGAGAAAAGATAAAGAAAGGCGATATAATTATTGGTATTCCCTCATCAGGCTTACATTCAAATGGCTTTTCATTGGTAAGAAAAATTATTAAAGAGCCATATCCCAATGAATTGCTCATTCCAACAAAAATCTATGTAAAGGATTTCCTTAAGGTAGCTGATTTTTCTATAAATGGCATTTCCCATATCACAGGTGGTGGGCTTATTGAGAACATAAAGAGGCTCCTTCCAAGTGGAACAAGGGCTATAATTGAGAAAAAAAGCCTGAATACACAAGAGATATTCTTGAAAATTCAAAAAGAGGGAAATATTCCCGAAATGGAGATGTTTAAAACATTTAATATGGGAATTGGCCTTTGTCTTATTGTGGATAAAAAGGATGTAGATAAAACCCTTTCTGCAATTCCTTCTTACACAATAGGAAGCATAGAGGAGGGAGAAAGGGGGGTTGTAATTGTTTGA